In the Pseudomonas orientalis genome, one interval contains:
- a CDS encoding LysE family translocator has product MTPSLLLAVLASGFIYGITPGPGVLAVFGIGAARGRRAGAGFLGGHLLGDVVWCSTALVAIVGAREVGSSAFDVLGVLSGLYLFWLGWRAIRTQRRSGDAPQGAARHPFWHGILFGLTNPKAYPVAVATFTALLSSRAELLTWSMLPSLIFLSFIGGLLAYAILIGVVGARGVRMVYQRHEILITKLCGVMFIGFAINALAHALPGLFASRSA; this is encoded by the coding sequence ATGACCCCATCCCTGCTGTTAGCGGTCCTTGCTTCCGGGTTTATCTACGGTATTACGCCCGGCCCTGGCGTGTTGGCCGTGTTCGGCATCGGCGCCGCCCGTGGCCGTCGAGCCGGTGCCGGTTTCCTGGGTGGGCATTTGCTCGGCGACGTGGTGTGGTGCAGCACCGCTCTGGTGGCGATTGTGGGGGCGCGGGAAGTCGGCAGCAGTGCGTTTGATGTACTCGGCGTGCTCAGCGGGCTTTATCTGTTCTGGCTCGGCTGGCGCGCCATCCGCACTCAGCGCCGTAGCGGCGACGCCCCTCAGGGCGCAGCGCGGCATCCGTTCTGGCACGGCATTCTGTTCGGCCTGACCAACCCCAAGGCGTACCCGGTGGCGGTGGCGACCTTCACGGCATTGCTCTCCAGTCGTGCCGAGTTGCTGACGTGGTCGATGCTGCCGTCGCTGATTTTTCTGAGTTTTATCGGCGGCCTGCTGGCCTACGCGATCCTGATTGGCGTAGTCGGTGCCCGAGGTGTGCGTATGGTGTATCAGCGTCACGAAATCCTCATCACGAAGCTGTGCGGCGTGATGTTTATCGGGTTCGCCATCAACGCTCTAGCGCACGCATTGCCGGGCCTGTTTGCAAGCAGATCCGCCTGA
- a CDS encoding pseudouridine synthase: protein MRLDRFLSNLPRFNRKQVRLLLAERRVKVDGATVSDPLHEVLAFSCVHVDGETLQAGKPARYFMLHKPQGYVSATCDPQHRTVLDLLDEPHKDALHIAGRLDYNTTGLMLITNDGQWSRRLTQPATKLPKVYRVETEQDIGPDYAATFKAGLYFAFEDLITQPAELELLGPRTARLSIIEGRYHQVKRMFGHFDNKVIALHRERMGPLHLDAALAPGEYRALTDEEIRLV from the coding sequence ATGCGTCTTGATCGCTTCCTCAGTAACCTGCCGCGCTTTAATCGTAAGCAAGTGCGGCTGCTGTTGGCCGAACGCCGGGTGAAGGTAGATGGCGCGACGGTAAGCGACCCTCTTCATGAGGTGCTGGCGTTCAGTTGCGTGCACGTTGATGGTGAGACACTGCAGGCTGGCAAACCTGCGCGCTATTTCATGCTGCACAAGCCGCAAGGGTACGTCAGTGCCACCTGCGATCCGCAACACCGCACGGTGCTCGACCTGCTCGATGAACCGCACAAGGACGCACTGCATATCGCCGGGCGCCTGGACTACAACACCACCGGGCTGATGTTGATCACCAATGACGGCCAGTGGTCGCGACGCCTGACGCAACCGGCGACCAAATTGCCCAAGGTGTACCGGGTGGAAACCGAGCAGGACATCGGCCCAGACTACGCGGCGACCTTCAAGGCGGGCCTGTACTTCGCCTTCGAAGACCTCATCACCCAACCCGCCGAGCTGGAATTACTGGGACCGAGGACGGCGCGCTTGAGCATCATCGAAGGCCGCTATCACCAGGTCAAACGCATGTTCGGGCATTTTGATAACAAGGTGATTGCCCTGCACCGCGAGCGCATGGGCCCGCTGCACCTGGATGCGGCACTCGCACCGGGGGAGTATCGGGCGCTGACTGACGAGGAAATCCGCCTCGTCTGA
- a CDS encoding DUF6482 family protein produces MNVQMLTELAANGEIRELQLLSLEGGLYLARVRLDRDEKTLQGDDGQPLRIRSTTHLRDLLQGLPAFPCVLVQHSVHDEMCGVREGPIGGLRIPFSLNAAL; encoded by the coding sequence ATGAATGTGCAAATGCTGACCGAGCTGGCGGCGAATGGCGAGATCCGCGAGCTGCAATTACTGTCGCTGGAAGGTGGCTTGTATCTGGCACGGGTCCGGCTGGATCGCGATGAAAAAACGCTACAGGGCGATGACGGGCAGCCGCTGCGCATCCGCTCCACCACCCACTTGCGCGACCTGTTGCAGGGCTTGCCCGCGTTTCCCTGCGTGCTGGTGCAACACAGCGTGCATGATGAGATGTGCGGGGTGCGCGAAGGGCCGATTGGAGGGTTGCGCATCCCGTTTTCGCTGAACGCGGCGCTCTAG
- a CDS encoding alpha/beta fold hydrolase → MRPEIAVLDIQGQYRVYTEFHRADAAEKTIILINGSMATTASFSQTVKSLYPQFNVVLYDQPYAGRSKIHNRHERMLTKEVEGQLLLELINRFAAEHVLSFSWGGAATLFALAQRPQRVEKAVISSFSPVINAPMRDYLERGVDYLGNLDRDRVGHLVNSTLGKHLPSLFKRFNYKHVSSLAEHEYGQMHFHISQVLNSDRLCYLKAARQIDIPVLFLNGEWDEYTSAGDARLFGQHVTNSSFSTVQATGHFLDMEHKAACRDSREAVVGFLKGQRPASRLRYQPGQAHQAFAL, encoded by the coding sequence ATGAGGCCAGAAATCGCTGTGTTGGATATACAGGGTCAATATCGGGTTTACACGGAGTTCCATCGCGCGGATGCCGCTGAAAAGACCATCATCCTGATCAACGGCTCAATGGCCACCACCGCCTCCTTTTCCCAGACAGTGAAAAGCCTGTACCCGCAATTCAATGTGGTGCTGTACGACCAGCCCTATGCCGGGCGTTCCAAAATCCACAACCGTCACGAGCGGATGCTGACCAAGGAAGTCGAGGGTCAGCTCCTGCTGGAGCTCATCAACCGCTTTGCCGCCGAACACGTGCTCTCCTTCTCCTGGGGCGGCGCCGCCACGCTGTTCGCCCTCGCCCAGCGCCCGCAGCGCGTTGAAAAGGCCGTGATCAGCTCGTTCTCCCCGGTAATCAATGCACCGATGCGTGATTATCTGGAGCGCGGCGTCGACTACCTTGGCAATCTGGACCGCGACCGCGTCGGCCATCTGGTCAACAGCACCCTCGGCAAGCACCTGCCGTCGCTGTTCAAGCGCTTTAACTATAAGCACGTGAGCAGCCTGGCCGAGCATGAGTACGGGCAAATGCACTTCCACATCAGCCAAGTGCTCAACAGCGACCGGTTGTGTTACCTCAAGGCCGCCCGGCAGATAGATATTCCGGTGCTGTTTCTGAACGGCGAATGGGACGAGTACACCAGCGCAGGCGATGCCAGGCTGTTTGGCCAGCATGTGACGAACAGCAGTTTCAGCACGGTTCAGGCGACGGGGCATTTCCTGGATATGGAGCATAAAGCGGCATGCCGGGACAGCCGGGAGGCGGTGGTGGGCTTCTTGAAAGGGCAGCGGCCGGCGAGTCGGTTACGCTATCAGCCGGGTCAGGCGCACCAGGCCTTTGCGCTCTGA
- a CDS encoding GNAT family N-acetyltransferase: protein MHVNAAYDLTARYYLTEDHFFAATCARYRRHSGGINTYFAEDDSTPWNMLFIRVGSAALGEATQVILELIRRTVTPVRIVIPEVQVDGLRDTLTGLGFEPAEQSTTMVLPLPRFASSISEDAVQISLTRNLNEWAIALGSAFSISPETVANYQARHQRALDADEALYHFTLSVEGQVSCSLTLSLCEGEARLSDVGALAGFRGRGYATRLIQAALLHASDLGARRCFLEGSMMAVPLYRKLGFQRLFDCASFVRGPVPNP from the coding sequence ATGCACGTCAACGCCGCTTATGACCTGACCGCCCGTTATTACCTGACTGAAGATCATTTTTTTGCGGCGACCTGCGCGAGGTATCGTCGGCATAGCGGCGGTATCAATACCTATTTCGCTGAGGACGACTCCACGCCGTGGAATATGTTGTTTATTCGGGTGGGCAGCGCTGCGCTGGGCGAAGCGACGCAGGTGATTCTGGAGTTGATTCGCCGTACCGTGACCCCTGTACGCATCGTGATTCCTGAAGTACAGGTCGATGGTTTACGCGACACGCTCACTGGGCTTGGCTTTGAGCCTGCTGAACAGAGCACCACAATGGTCCTCCCATTGCCGCGCTTTGCGTCATCAATAAGTGAGGACGCTGTGCAGATCAGCCTGACGCGTAACCTGAACGAATGGGCGATTGCGCTTGGCAGTGCGTTTTCGATATCGCCCGAGACGGTCGCCAATTATCAGGCCCGGCACCAGCGGGCGCTGGACGCCGATGAAGCCCTTTATCACTTCACCTTGTCCGTCGAGGGGCAGGTGAGCTGTTCGTTGACCTTGTCGTTATGCGAGGGTGAGGCCCGGCTCAGTGATGTCGGCGCGCTTGCCGGCTTTCGTGGAAGAGGCTACGCCACGCGCTTGATTCAGGCGGCCCTGCTTCATGCCTCGGACCTTGGGGCACGCAGGTGTTTTCTCGAGGGGTCGATGATGGCTGTCCCGCTGTATCGAAAGTTGGGTTTCCAACGGTTATTCGACTGCGCGTCTTTTGTTCGCGGGCCTGTTCCAAACCCATGA
- a CDS encoding cysteine-rich CWC family protein, producing MTTPTLCPACGARNDCSLADPRTADQACWCFSVTIDPAVLQALPDEQRNKACLCPRCAEVDQQLPRHDAS from the coding sequence ATGACCACCCCAACCCTTTGTCCCGCCTGCGGTGCCCGTAACGACTGCAGCCTGGCCGACCCGCGCACCGCCGACCAGGCCTGCTGGTGCTTCAGCGTCACCATCGACCCGGCAGTGCTCCAGGCGCTGCCCGACGAACAGCGCAACAAGGCTTGTCTGTGCCCTCGTTGCGCCGAGGTGGATCAACAATTGCCTCGTCACGATGCGTCTTGA
- a CDS encoding low affinity iron permease family protein: MKFSAVSQTLSRWAGSPRTFYAAVALILAWSLSGPYFHYNDTWQLIINTSTTIITFLMVFLIQNTQNRDNDILHIKIDELLRVSKDAQNAVLSLDGLDRKELEKLRQEYREIGKAGSLSLNSSCGPAADDAAPPKTDLNQA, from the coding sequence ATGAAATTCTCTGCAGTCTCCCAAACCCTATCGCGCTGGGCCGGCAGCCCCCGAACCTTCTACGCGGCGGTGGCGTTGATCCTGGCGTGGAGCCTGAGCGGGCCGTACTTTCATTACAACGACACCTGGCAATTGATCATCAACACCTCGACCACCATCATCACCTTCCTGATGGTGTTTCTGATCCAGAACACACAGAACCGCGACAACGACATCCTGCACATCAAGATCGACGAATTGTTGCGTGTGTCCAAGGACGCGCAGAACGCCGTGTTGAGTCTGGACGGCCTGGACCGTAAAGAGCTTGAAAAGCTTCGCCAGGAATACCGCGAGATCGGCAAAGCCGGCAGCTTGAGCCTCAACAGCAGTTGCGGGCCCGCCGCCGACGATGCGGCGCCGCCGAAAACCGATTTGAACCAGGCATAA
- a CDS encoding methylated-DNA--[protein]-cysteine S-methyltransferase, with translation MSYAYTLMPSPVGQLTLVARNGKLGAVLWETERANRVRLGQLHEANDSPVLLETQRQLAEYFAGTRSRFELELDFYGTDFQKQVWQALLTIPFGETRSYSQIARQIGNPSAVRAVGAANGRNPISIIAPCHRVVGASGALTGFAGGLEAKQYLLTLEDRGQAKLAF, from the coding sequence ATGTCATACGCCTACACACTCATGCCCTCCCCCGTCGGCCAGCTCACCCTGGTAGCACGCAATGGCAAGCTCGGCGCGGTGCTATGGGAAACGGAACGCGCAAATCGGGTGCGCCTGGGCCAGTTGCACGAAGCCAACGACAGCCCGGTACTTCTGGAAACACAGCGCCAGCTCGCGGAGTACTTCGCTGGCACGCGCAGCCGTTTCGAGTTGGAACTGGACTTCTACGGCACTGATTTCCAGAAGCAAGTCTGGCAGGCTTTGCTGACCATCCCATTTGGTGAAACCCGCAGCTACAGCCAGATAGCGCGGCAGATCGGCAACCCGAGCGCCGTGCGCGCCGTAGGGGCGGCAAATGGGCGTAACCCCATTTCAATCATTGCTCCCTGTCACCGCGTCGTCGGGGCTTCGGGGGCGCTGACGGGGTTTGCCGGTGGGCTTGAGGCCAAGCAATACCTGTTGACGCTGGAAGATCGAGGCCAGGCAAAACTGGCCTTTTGA
- a CDS encoding DUF4142 domain-containing protein has product MSRMAIRLRTASFAMLLGLGASNAFAQSPAEFIEQASAKGMADIETSRMAHARTSSQEIKDYTIEVINERTLANQHLAAIAKKLDLPVAPREKIVDKAETLMPELKDGDSFDAAYTAQQVKENEDAIALFKQEGAASNVPEIKALVDETLPKLQERLQKARALASTYGKGHQGDG; this is encoded by the coding sequence ATGAGCCGCATGGCTATCCGGTTACGCACCGCCAGTTTCGCGATGCTGCTGGGCCTCGGCGCCAGCAATGCTTTCGCCCAGTCGCCTGCCGAATTCATCGAGCAGGCCTCGGCCAAAGGCATGGCCGATATCGAAACCAGTCGCATGGCCCACGCCAGAACCTCGTCCCAGGAAATCAAGGATTACACCATCGAGGTGATCAACGAGCGCACCCTGGCCAACCAGCATCTGGCGGCCATCGCCAAAAAACTCGACTTGCCGGTGGCGCCGCGCGAGAAGATCGTCGACAAAGCCGAAACCCTGATGCCCGAACTCAAGGACGGCGACTCCTTCGACGCCGCCTATACCGCGCAGCAGGTCAAGGAAAACGAAGACGCCATCGCCCTGTTCAAGCAGGAAGGCGCGGCATCGAATGTGCCTGAGATAAAAGCGTTGGTGGACGAGACGCTGCCCAAGTTGCAAGAGCGTCTGCAAAAAGCCCGGGCCCTTGCATCGACCTACGGCAAGGGGCACCAGGGTGACGGTTGA
- a CDS encoding enoyl-CoA hydratase/isomerase family protein, producing the protein MNLHFEELTGTHGARIGIASLDAQQSLNALSLPMILALSERLDAWAKDPNIVCVLLRGNGSKAFCAGGEVRSLAMACREQPGVVPDLAAQFFAAEYRLDYRLHTYPKPLICWGHGYVLGGGMGLLQSASVRIVTPSSRLAMPEISIGLYPDVGASWFLSRLPGKLGLFLGLTGAHINGRDALDLGLADRFLRDDQQDALLDGLLQLNWQEQTALQLNSLLKALAQEGIDQLPEAQWLPRRGQIDQWLDVGNAASAWRALSLLKDHADPLVARAGKTLNEGCPLTARLVWEQIRRARHLSLAQVFQMEYTLSLNCCRHPEFAEGVRARLIDKDQAPRWHWRDINTIPEAVVQAHFNKAWEGRNPLADLSDY; encoded by the coding sequence ATGAACCTGCACTTCGAAGAACTCACTGGCACCCATGGCGCGCGCATCGGCATCGCCAGCCTGGATGCGCAACAATCCCTTAACGCGCTCTCCTTGCCGATGATCCTGGCCTTGAGCGAACGTCTGGATGCCTGGGCCAAGGACCCGAATATCGTCTGCGTATTGCTGCGCGGCAACGGCTCCAAGGCCTTTTGCGCAGGAGGCGAGGTGCGCAGCCTGGCGATGGCCTGCCGTGAACAACCTGGCGTTGTGCCCGACTTGGCCGCGCAATTTTTTGCCGCCGAATATCGCCTGGATTATCGCCTGCATACCTACCCGAAACCGCTGATCTGCTGGGGCCACGGCTATGTGCTGGGCGGCGGTATGGGCCTGTTGCAGAGCGCGTCGGTGCGGATTGTAACGCCGAGCAGTCGCTTGGCCATGCCGGAAATCAGTATCGGCTTGTACCCGGACGTAGGTGCCAGCTGGTTCCTGTCGCGCCTGCCCGGCAAGCTCGGCTTGTTCCTGGGCCTGACCGGTGCCCATATCAATGGCCGTGATGCCCTCGACCTGGGCCTGGCCGACCGTTTCCTGCGCGATGACCAGCAAGATGCATTACTCGATGGTCTGCTGCAATTGAACTGGCAAGAGCAGACCGCGCTGCAGCTCAACAGTTTGCTCAAGGCCCTTGCCCAGGAGGGCATCGACCAGCTACCCGAGGCACAGTGGTTGCCGCGCCGGGGGCAAATCGACCAGTGGCTGGATGTGGGTAATGCGGCAAGTGCCTGGCGCGCGTTGAGCCTGCTCAAGGATCACGCCGACCCACTCGTGGCCCGCGCCGGCAAGACCCTCAATGAAGGCTGCCCGTTGACGGCGCGTCTGGTGTGGGAGCAGATCCGGCGCGCTCGCCATTTGTCATTGGCCCAAGTGTTCCAGATGGAATACACGCTGAGCCTCAATTGTTGCCGTCATCCGGAATTTGCCGAAGGGGTACGGGCGAGGCTGATCGATAAGGATCAGGCGCCGCGCTGGCACTGGCGGGACATCAATACGATTCCCGAGGCGGTGGTGCAGGCGCACTTCAATAAGGCATGGGAAGGTAGGAATCCTCTGGCAGATTTATCCGACTATTGA
- a CDS encoding methyl-accepting chemotaxis protein, producing MKIATKLLLSFLLCAVITLGVGLLGIKGVVRLAAALESTFSNNLVSVSNTAATLNGLVAHNRGLYRLLDAGNGDVAQQDRDRVRQDIANELKRSQAAYATYRATPLEDDERAAGDTFDQVWPTYLSSSERILSLLDKGQIEQARTELNTTNNELFRQGRELIRVMVESNNRQIKEGTIAAEALRNSALTWMISGIVLAFIIAIIVGVLITRLITRPIAQAVVSAQRIADGDLTHAITTERTDEAGQLLVALSDMQGGLKHTLLEIANASDQLASAAEELSAVTEESTRGLTRQNDEIQQAATAVNQMTAAVDEVAGNAVSTSQASSQATAEAEEGREQVAQAVSGMNSMVVEINDSTQSVEGLASQVREIGKVIDVIRGIADQTNLLALNAAIEAARAGEQGRGFAVVADEVRALAHRTQVSTVDIEKMIGEVQIGADDAVAAMNKSLTWANNTQVLAQNAGEALQRITASVAKINERNLVIASASEEQAQVAREVDRNLLNIQDLSTQTAAGAHQTNASSQDLSRLATSFSVLVGKFKL from the coding sequence ATGAAAATCGCTACCAAGCTGCTGCTTTCATTTTTACTCTGTGCCGTGATCACCCTGGGGGTCGGCCTGCTGGGCATCAAAGGGGTCGTGCGGCTCGCTGCGGCTTTGGAATCAACGTTTTCCAACAACCTGGTCTCGGTCAGCAACACAGCCGCCACCCTCAACGGGCTGGTAGCGCACAATCGGGGCCTGTACCGTTTACTCGACGCCGGTAACGGTGACGTGGCCCAGCAAGACCGCGACCGCGTGCGTCAGGATATCGCCAACGAACTCAAACGCAGCCAGGCGGCGTACGCCACCTACCGCGCAACGCCTCTGGAAGATGACGAGCGAGCGGCGGGTGACACCTTCGACCAAGTCTGGCCGACGTACCTCAGTAGCTCGGAACGCATCCTGAGCCTGCTCGACAAGGGCCAGATCGAGCAGGCACGCACCGAGCTCAATACCACCAACAATGAACTGTTCCGCCAAGGCCGAGAGCTGATCCGCGTGATGGTCGAGTCCAACAACCGCCAGATCAAGGAAGGCACCATCGCCGCCGAGGCGCTGCGCAACAGTGCGCTCACCTGGATGATCAGTGGTATCGTCCTGGCGTTTATCATCGCCATCATCGTCGGCGTGCTGATCACGCGCCTGATCACCCGCCCCATCGCGCAAGCCGTGGTGAGCGCGCAACGCATCGCCGACGGCGACCTGACCCACGCCATCACCACCGAGCGCACCGACGAAGCCGGACAACTGCTGGTGGCACTGTCGGACATGCAGGGCGGCTTGAAACACACCCTGCTGGAAATCGCCAACGCCTCCGACCAACTGGCCTCGGCCGCCGAAGAACTGAGTGCGGTCACCGAGGAAAGCACCCGAGGCCTGACCCGCCAGAATGACGAAATTCAACAAGCTGCCACCGCCGTGAACCAGATGACCGCAGCCGTTGATGAGGTGGCCGGCAACGCCGTATCGACTTCCCAGGCATCGAGCCAGGCGACCGCCGAAGCCGAGGAAGGCCGCGAGCAGGTGGCACAGGCCGTCTCCGGCATGAATTCGATGGTGGTGGAGATCAACGATTCGACGCAATCGGTGGAGGGGCTCGCCAGTCAGGTCCGCGAGATCGGCAAGGTGATCGATGTGATTCGTGGGATTGCCGACCAGACCAACCTGCTGGCCCTGAACGCAGCGATCGAGGCGGCCCGTGCGGGCGAGCAAGGCCGTGGTTTTGCGGTGGTGGCGGATGAGGTGCGGGCGCTGGCCCATCGCACCCAGGTGTCCACGGTGGACATTGAAAAAATGATCGGTGAAGTGCAAATCGGTGCCGACGACGCGGTGGCGGCGATGAACAAAAGCCTGACGTGGGCCAACAACACCCAGGTGCTGGCGCAGAATGCCGGTGAAGCGTTGCAACGTATCACCGCCAGTGTGGCGAAGATCAACGAACGCAACCTGGTGATCGCGTCCGCCTCGGAGGAACAGGCCCAAGTGGCGCGTGAAGTTGATCGCAACCTGCTCAACATTCAGGATCTGTCGACCCAGACCGCCGCCGGCGCGCATCAGACCAACGCGTCCAGCCAGGACCTGTCGCGCCTGGCCACCTCCTTCAGTGTGCTGGTCGGCAAATTCAAGCTGTAA
- the ung gene encoding uracil-DNA glycosylase — MTDGDRIKLEPTWKHALREEFDKPYMGELREFLRQEHATGKEIYPPGPLIFNALNSTPLDKVKVVILGQDPYHGPGQAHGLCFSVQPGVPAPPSLVNIYKELKRDLNIDIPNHGYLQSWADQGVLMLNTTLTVERANANAHAGKGWQFFTDRVIEVVSEHQPHLVFLLWGAHAQSKQKLIDATKHLVLTSVHPSPLSAYRGFLGCGHFSRTNKFLEQNGETPINWMLPPV, encoded by the coding sequence ATGACCGACGGCGACCGCATCAAACTCGAACCCACCTGGAAACACGCTCTGCGCGAGGAGTTCGACAAGCCCTATATGGGCGAACTGCGCGAGTTTCTGCGTCAGGAACACGCCACTGGCAAAGAGATCTATCCGCCGGGCCCGCTGATCTTCAATGCACTCAATTCCACGCCGCTGGACAAGGTCAAGGTGGTGATTCTCGGGCAGGACCCCTATCACGGCCCCGGCCAGGCCCACGGTTTGTGCTTTTCGGTGCAACCGGGCGTGCCGGCGCCGCCCTCGCTGGTCAATATCTATAAAGAACTCAAGCGTGACCTGAACATCGATATCCCCAACCACGGCTACCTGCAAAGCTGGGCCGACCAGGGCGTGCTGATGCTCAACACCACCCTGACCGTGGAACGCGCCAACGCCAACGCCCATGCCGGCAAGGGCTGGCAGTTTTTTACCGATCGGGTTATCGAGGTGGTCAGCGAGCATCAACCGCATCTGGTGTTCCTGTTGTGGGGCGCCCATGCCCAGAGCAAGCAGAAGCTGATCGATGCCACCAAGCACCTGGTGCTGACCTCGGTGCACCCGTCGCCGTTGTCGGCGTATCGCGGGTTCCTCGGGTGCGGGCATTTCAGTCGTACCAACAAATTCCTTGAGCAGAACGGTGAGACGCCGATCAATTGGATGTTGCCGCCCGTTTGA
- a CDS encoding DUF3757 domain-containing protein: protein MFKQLICVLLLTGCVIDQAWSRQSCPDKSMIRNVKGYFQYRQDGVLWQGPKVEPNEFINRFLGAVFAPERDGDQKIGYVEKCVYKNYREQQVVLRPRISGSANNMSLTDSLRWAQDKASFEQPVYVCEDNQPHNCAFEINDPRR from the coding sequence ATGTTCAAACAACTGATCTGCGTGCTTTTGTTGACCGGCTGCGTCATTGATCAAGCGTGGTCGAGGCAGTCTTGTCCGGATAAATCGATGATCCGAAACGTCAAAGGCTACTTTCAATACCGGCAGGATGGCGTGCTCTGGCAAGGTCCCAAGGTTGAGCCAAACGAATTTATAAATCGTTTTCTTGGCGCTGTATTCGCACCTGAAAGGGATGGCGACCAGAAAATTGGCTATGTTGAAAAGTGCGTTTATAAAAACTACCGTGAACAGCAGGTTGTCTTGCGGCCACGCATTTCGGGCAGTGCAAATAACATGTCACTGACCGACAGCCTGCGCTGGGCTCAAGACAAAGCTTCATTCGAACAACCGGTATATGTATGCGAAGACAATCAACCTCATAATTGCGCGTTCGAGATAAATGACCCGCGACGATAG